The Haladaptatus cibarius D43 genome window below encodes:
- a CDS encoding DUF790 family protein, which translates to MLTKDLLRVSRAGGGYHPQFAGREHRPLAARVLGTYQGHVGEPRSVLRSALADLEPDAPHFKLVRGFAKLLERESTFEPRASILPEHARNVAFEEAEAVGVARDSDRKTALKRAADRLDVTPDDIENSLYADLEKRQILASFDSRWKPDELVAQYNLSLAQTALFDATELRVRSSDPKALVSAVKRLRLMYEIRKTDRGREVVVTGPDALFRATRRYGTRFARLLRTIVKAAEWRLTATIDDSGTKRNLTLSDCDPVRPPGSEPIGDVSFDSDVEREFAARFAALGLDWNLVREPEPLKAGAKVMIPDFAFDYRHADFRVFFEIMGFWTPEYVEKKLSQLDTVEDELLVAVDESLGVGEEITARDHRAIPYSGRIRVKDVRAALRRYEDELVAESAESLPDEIVPGEDAISLADLADKHGVSEDAIEDKAFPEHDRVGRTLIRPAILAELRDEIEDGMAYSEVEKLLGESGIEDASAVLSELGYAVEWEGLSGGTVRRSG; encoded by the coding sequence GTGCTCACGAAAGACCTGCTCCGGGTGTCTCGCGCCGGAGGAGGCTACCATCCGCAGTTCGCCGGACGAGAACACCGCCCGCTCGCCGCGCGCGTCCTCGGAACGTACCAAGGCCACGTCGGCGAACCGCGTTCTGTACTCCGGTCGGCCCTCGCCGACCTCGAACCCGACGCACCGCATTTCAAACTCGTTCGGGGGTTCGCCAAACTGCTCGAACGCGAATCGACGTTCGAACCGCGGGCATCCATTCTTCCGGAACACGCTCGAAACGTCGCTTTCGAGGAAGCCGAGGCGGTCGGAGTCGCACGCGACTCCGACCGCAAAACCGCACTCAAGCGCGCTGCAGACCGACTCGACGTAACGCCGGACGACATCGAAAACTCGCTGTACGCCGATTTGGAGAAACGCCAAATCTTGGCCTCCTTCGACTCGCGCTGGAAGCCCGACGAACTGGTCGCTCAGTACAACCTCTCGCTCGCCCAAACCGCGCTGTTCGACGCGACGGAACTCCGCGTTCGGAGTTCCGATCCGAAAGCGCTCGTCTCCGCCGTCAAGCGACTTCGGCTGATGTACGAAATCCGCAAAACAGACCGAGGGCGGGAAGTTGTCGTCACTGGCCCAGACGCGCTCTTTCGCGCCACACGACGGTACGGAACGCGATTTGCGCGCCTGCTCCGAACCATCGTCAAAGCGGCCGAATGGCGCCTCACTGCGACCATCGACGATTCCGGAACCAAGCGCAACCTCACCCTCTCCGATTGCGACCCGGTTCGGCCGCCGGGTTCGGAACCAATCGGCGACGTTTCGTTCGACAGCGATGTGGAACGCGAGTTCGCCGCGCGATTCGCCGCGCTCGGGTTGGACTGGAACCTCGTGCGCGAACCGGAACCGCTGAAGGCGGGCGCGAAAGTGATGATTCCCGATTTCGCGTTCGACTACCGACACGCCGATTTCCGCGTTTTCTTCGAAATCATGGGCTTCTGGACACCGGAGTACGTCGAAAAGAAACTGTCGCAACTCGACACCGTCGAAGACGAACTGCTCGTCGCCGTGGACGAATCACTCGGAGTGGGCGAGGAAATCACGGCCCGTGACCATCGCGCGATACCCTATTCTGGTCGGATTCGCGTCAAAGACGTTCGCGCCGCGCTCAGACGCTACGAAGACGAGTTGGTGGCCGAGAGCGCGGAGTCGCTTCCGGACGAAATCGTTCCGGGCGAGGACGCGATTTCACTCGCTGACCTCGCCGACAAGCACGGCGTCAGCGAGGACGCCATCGAGGACAAGGCGTTTCCAGAACACGACCGAGTCGGTCGGACGCTGATTCGTCCCGCGATTCTCGCCGAACTGCGGGACGAAATCGAGGACGGGATGGCGTACTCGGAGGTCGAAAAACTTCTCGGCGAATCCGGAATCGAGGACGCAAGTGCAGTTCTTTCCGAACTCGGCTACGCGGTCGAGTGGGAAGGACTGAGCGGCGGAACTGTTCGGCGAAGCGGTTAG
- a CDS encoding UbiA family prenyltransferase, producing MSISRHGYGAVPALRAVVSQIHPVFMLPPIAASWFGSMLAGQFSLLTGALHMTAIFAGVYTAHVKDGYVDFHVRGEDDDHPLTERGCKLLLAAATAVFTLCLAGLWAIVGIGAALITLPGWFIGYLHAPQLDMHPISATGGYPLGIALAILGGFYTQTQTLAPIALAFAGVFFVLLSGVKVIDDAQDYDYDRSISKRTVAVVLGRERARTTAFLLMAGSLLCVLGFVVANVFPPSSVLAVLAFAVVGVVAHRTGPELATMLLIRGSYVFLALLLAAVWFRPLS from the coding sequence ATGTCCATTTCGCGCCATGGCTACGGCGCAGTCCCCGCCCTCCGCGCCGTCGTCTCCCAGATTCATCCGGTGTTCATGCTTCCACCCATCGCGGCGTCGTGGTTCGGGAGCATGCTCGCCGGACAGTTCTCGCTCCTGACGGGTGCACTCCACATGACAGCCATCTTCGCCGGAGTCTATACGGCCCACGTCAAGGACGGCTACGTCGATTTTCACGTCCGCGGTGAGGACGACGACCATCCACTCACAGAGCGAGGATGCAAACTCCTCCTTGCCGCCGCGACTGCGGTTTTCACTCTTTGTCTCGCCGGGCTTTGGGCCATCGTTGGAATCGGTGCTGCACTCATCACGCTTCCGGGGTGGTTCATCGGCTACCTTCACGCGCCGCAACTCGACATGCACCCGATTTCCGCAACCGGAGGCTACCCGCTCGGAATCGCGCTTGCCATCCTCGGCGGGTTCTACACGCAGACCCAAACGCTCGCGCCGATTGCGCTCGCGTTCGCTGGCGTCTTTTTCGTCCTCCTTTCCGGTGTGAAAGTCATCGACGACGCACAGGATTACGACTACGACCGCTCCATTTCGAAACGAACCGTGGCTGTCGTTCTCGGACGCGAACGCGCCCGGACGACGGCATTTTTGCTCATGGCGGGCTCCCTACTCTGTGTCCTCGGATTCGTCGTGGCGAACGTGTTTCCGCCAAGTTCCGTTCTCGCGGTGCTGGCCTTCGCGGTTGTCGGCGTCGTCGCCCACCGAACCGGGCCGGAATTGGCCACGATGCTTCTAATTCGCGGGTCGTACGTCTTCCTCGCGCTTCTGCTCGCGGCGGTCTGGTTCCGACCCCTGTCGTAA
- a CDS encoding pyridoxal phosphate-dependent aminotransferase, with protein MTGFSDRVEHVSISGIRKVFEAAGDDAINLGIGQPDFPTPAHARQAALDAIESGATDAYTSNKGIVELREAISAKHERDNDLDVPPENIIATAGGSEALHLVMEAHVNQGEEVIFPDPGFVAYDALTHIAGGTPKPVAVREDLTLDPADVEDAITDDTAAFVVNSPGNPTGAVSPEEDIREFARIADEHDVLCITDEVYEHIVFDGDHHSPMEFAESDNVVIVNACSKTYSMTGWRLGWVAGSERRIERMLRVHQYVQACASAPAQFAAKGALSGPQDPVQEMVSSFEERRDVLLDGLSDIGLETPTPSGAFYAMPKVPEGWIDEVLSRGVVVVPGEAFGENGAGYARISYATGVEEIKEALEIMDEAANAVR; from the coding sequence ATGACCGGCTTTTCGGATAGGGTCGAACACGTATCGATTAGCGGGATTCGGAAAGTGTTCGAAGCCGCAGGTGATGACGCCATCAACCTCGGCATCGGCCAACCAGACTTTCCAACTCCAGCGCACGCACGACAGGCCGCACTCGACGCCATCGAATCCGGCGCGACGGACGCCTACACATCGAACAAAGGCATTGTAGAACTCCGAGAGGCCATCAGCGCGAAGCACGAGCGCGACAACGACCTCGACGTTCCGCCGGAGAACATCATCGCCACCGCGGGCGGGAGCGAAGCCCTCCACCTCGTCATGGAGGCCCACGTAAATCAGGGAGAAGAGGTCATCTTCCCCGACCCCGGATTCGTCGCCTACGACGCCCTCACGCACATCGCTGGCGGGACGCCGAAACCAGTGGCAGTCCGTGAAGACCTCACACTCGACCCCGCAGATGTCGAGGACGCGATTACGGACGACACCGCGGCGTTCGTCGTGAACAGTCCCGGCAATCCGACCGGCGCAGTTTCGCCTGAGGAAGACATCCGTGAGTTCGCCCGCATCGCGGACGAACACGACGTACTCTGTATTACGGACGAAGTGTACGAACACATCGTCTTCGACGGTGACCACCACTCGCCGATGGAGTTCGCGGAATCGGACAACGTCGTCATCGTCAACGCCTGCTCGAAAACCTACTCGATGACCGGCTGGCGACTCGGCTGGGTCGCCGGAAGCGAACGCCGAATCGAGCGTATGCTCCGGGTTCACCAGTACGTCCAAGCCTGCGCGAGCGCCCCGGCACAGTTCGCCGCGAAAGGTGCGCTTTCCGGGCCACAAGACCCGGTGCAGGAGATGGTGTCCTCGTTCGAGGAACGCCGGGACGTGCTTCTCGACGGCCTGTCCGACATCGGCCTCGAAACGCCGACGCCGTCCGGAGCTTTTTACGCCATGCCGAAAGTGCCCGAGGGGTGGATTGACGAAGTGCTTTCCCGCGGCGTCGTCGTCGTCCCCGGCGAAGCCTTCGGCGAAAACGGCGCTGGCTACGCCCGCATCTCCTACGCAACCGGCGTTGAGGAAATCAAGGAGGCTCTCGAAATCATGGACGAGGCGGCGAACGCGGTTCGATAA
- a CDS encoding NUDIX hydrolase, with the protein MTESTFTEEKAYAYVTRDGAESRELLVFEHPNPAGGVQIPKGGIEDGESPREAVVREVKEESGLTGFESVRPLTTDVWQHHEKPKAYRRHFFHLIAKESRDQWRHTVTGDGEDEGVVYDYFWIRPGSIPLAREMDDHIGHLR; encoded by the coding sequence GTGACCGAATCAACGTTTACCGAGGAAAAAGCCTACGCCTACGTCACCCGCGATGGGGCGGAGTCCCGCGAACTGCTCGTGTTCGAGCATCCGAACCCGGCGGGAGGCGTGCAGATTCCGAAAGGGGGTATCGAGGACGGGGAGTCGCCGCGCGAGGCGGTCGTTCGGGAAGTGAAGGAAGAAAGCGGTCTGACGGGGTTCGAGTCAGTACGACCCCTGACGACGGACGTGTGGCAACACCACGAGAAGCCAAAAGCGTATCGTCGTCATTTCTTCCACCTCATCGCGAAGGAATCCCGCGACCAGTGGCGACACACGGTCACCGGAGATGGCGAGGACGAGGGGGTCGTCTACGACTACTTTTGGATTCGTCCCGGTTCGATTCCGCTTGCGCGCGAGATGGACGACCACATCGGTCACCTGCGATAG
- a CDS encoding proteasome assembly chaperone family protein produces MSNITVVAEDIELDAPTLIEGLPGLGLVGKIATDHIVEEFDMTYYAGIDCDGIPEIAVYDGDDRELLPPVRLYADEERNLVALKSDVPVSADGSPQFAKCVSSWIQSKDATPLYLSGLPHQKEAGTVPELYGVSTGDMGDLLDDRGIDFPNETGAVSGPTGALLHRAGKLGLDAIGLIVQSDPQFPDPAAAQVLIKDGIAPITDIDVDTDDLVERAEDIREQKEQLAQRMQQAESEESSQAQPLRMFQ; encoded by the coding sequence ATGAGCAATATCACCGTGGTTGCGGAGGACATCGAACTCGACGCGCCGACACTGATCGAGGGCCTTCCGGGACTCGGATTGGTCGGAAAAATCGCCACCGACCACATCGTAGAGGAGTTCGACATGACCTACTACGCGGGCATCGACTGCGACGGGATTCCGGAAATCGCGGTGTACGACGGCGACGACCGCGAACTTCTGCCTCCCGTTCGACTGTACGCCGACGAGGAGCGGAACCTGGTCGCGCTCAAAAGCGACGTGCCCGTGTCTGCCGACGGGTCGCCGCAGTTTGCGAAATGCGTTTCCTCGTGGATTCAGTCGAAAGACGCGACGCCGCTCTATCTGAGCGGCCTTCCACACCAGAAAGAGGCCGGGACGGTTCCCGAACTGTACGGCGTTTCGACTGGTGATATGGGAGACCTACTGGACGACCGCGGAATCGACTTCCCGAACGAAACGGGTGCGGTCAGCGGGCCGACCGGCGCGCTTTTGCACCGCGCGGGAAAACTCGGACTCGACGCAATCGGCCTCATCGTCCAGTCCGACCCGCAGTTCCCCGACCCGGCGGCGGCCCAAGTCCTCATCAAGGACGGTATCGCCCCGATTACGGATATCGATGTGGACACCGACGACCTCGTGGAGCGGGCAGAAGACATCCGCGAACAGAAAGAACAACTCGCCCAGCGCATGCAACAGGCCGAATCCGAAGAGAGTTCGCAGGCACAACCACTGCGGATGTTCCAATAG
- a CDS encoding M23 family metallopeptidase: protein MSEKFNRRSILKSLGTAATAGTATVALSGSASAFTMDERVEVTASALNTREQPGTDQPVVATLNNGEVGEIMNGPTTKDGYTWWGVHWLDRNVWGWSVEQYLQSTSGGGGGADFDWPITGYITSPYSSPSRPGHLAVDFGANQNVGEPIYAARDGVVDIRDYQASGCGNYLKLGHENGYQTMYCHLNSFDVVQGESVSRGQKIGGMGDTGNSTAPHLHFTIEQNRNHLSIPGNDGDNVTAGTAIPKDYSGI from the coding sequence ATGTCAGAAAAATTCAATCGACGGTCGATACTCAAATCGCTCGGAACCGCGGCAACCGCCGGAACCGCAACGGTCGCACTGAGCGGTTCGGCGAGTGCGTTTACAATGGACGAACGCGTTGAAGTCACGGCGAGTGCACTGAACACGCGGGAACAGCCCGGAACCGACCAGCCAGTCGTCGCTACGCTGAACAACGGCGAAGTCGGCGAAATCATGAATGGCCCGACCACGAAAGACGGCTACACGTGGTGGGGTGTCCACTGGCTCGACCGCAATGTGTGGGGCTGGTCGGTTGAGCAGTACCTTCAGTCCACGTCCGGCGGCGGCGGCGGTGCGGACTTCGATTGGCCAATTACCGGCTACATCACCTCGCCGTATTCGTCGCCATCTCGACCGGGCCACCTCGCGGTGGACTTCGGAGCCAACCAGAACGTCGGCGAGCCGATTTACGCGGCCCGCGATGGTGTGGTTGACATCCGAGACTACCAAGCCAGCGGCTGTGGCAACTACCTCAAACTCGGCCACGAAAACGGTTATCAGACGATGTACTGTCATCTGAACAGTTTCGACGTTGTGCAGGGCGAAAGCGTCTCGCGCGGCCAGAAAATCGGTGGCATGGGCGACACCGGCAATTCCACCGCGCCACACCTCCACTTCACCATCGAGCAAAACCGCAACCACCTTTCGATTCCGGGTAACGACGGCGACAACGTCACCGCAGGCACCGCAATTCCGAAGGACTACTCCGGAATCTGA
- a CDS encoding alpha/beta fold hydrolase, whose protein sequence is MSSEKLTHDDAIVNGVRLHYVEAGEGPLIVLLHGFPEFWYSWQKQIPALAAAGYRVVAPDLRGYNASEKPHGVEQYEIDELVGDVLGLIDHLGEESAHVVGHDWGGLIAWEVAIRHSERVEKLAVLNAPHPERFRELLRTPEQLRRSWYVFYFQLPWLPERLFSIRNYTPIAELFRDGAANPDAFDETDIQRYVEAAAQPGALTSSINYYRALFREQARDELKTLFGGSRGDSTVQEPTLLIWGEQDAALRVELTEGMERWVPNLRIERLPNASHWVQNDQPEQVNDLLVEFLEG, encoded by the coding sequence ATGTCATCGGAAAAACTGACTCACGACGACGCAATCGTCAACGGCGTTCGTCTCCACTACGTCGAAGCCGGTGAGGGGCCGCTGATCGTCCTCCTGCACGGATTTCCGGAGTTCTGGTACTCCTGGCAGAAACAGATTCCGGCGCTCGCGGCGGCAGGATACCGCGTCGTCGCGCCGGATTTGCGCGGCTACAACGCCTCCGAGAAACCGCACGGCGTCGAACAGTACGAAATCGACGAACTGGTCGGCGACGTTCTGGGACTGATTGACCATCTCGGCGAAGAATCAGCCCACGTTGTCGGCCACGACTGGGGCGGCCTTATCGCGTGGGAAGTCGCCATTCGCCATTCCGAGCGAGTCGAGAAACTCGCGGTGCTGAACGCGCCGCATCCGGAACGGTTTCGAGAACTGCTCCGAACGCCGGAACAACTGCGGCGCTCGTGGTACGTGTTCTACTTTCAACTGCCGTGGCTCCCCGAACGTCTGTTTTCCATTCGCAACTACACTCCCATCGCGGAACTGTTCCGCGACGGCGCGGCAAATCCGGACGCCTTCGATGAAACCGACATTCAGCGATACGTCGAGGCCGCTGCGCAACCGGGTGCGTTGACGAGTTCGATTAACTACTACCGGGCGCTGTTTCGGGAACAGGCACGGGACGAACTGAAAACGCTATTCGGTGGTTCCCGGGGTGATTCCACAGTGCAGGAACCCACCCTACTGATTTGGGGCGAACAGGACGCGGCCCTCCGAGTCGAACTGACGGAAGGAATGGAACGATGGGTTCCGAACCTCCGGATCGAGCGACTGCCCAACGCGAGTCACTGGGTACAAAATGATCAACCGGAGCAAGTGAACGACCTGCTGGTCGAATTTTTGGAAGGCTGA
- a CDS encoding DUF7122 family protein, giving the protein MSEQSTKTNDGQRFDRLPATAEERDVAGRATREEIIDWWEDRFGVAPETFESYSFWEKGKGKIWILRGDLDSPVHIEALGMTFLRTRQRHWKPTTNAAQRFGGFANKNVIELDDEQASRFVRGDDQELDWGGDWGYLIVSHEITGGREPLGVGSYLHGELQSLVPKGRQRDL; this is encoded by the coding sequence ATGAGCGAGCAATCGACAAAAACGAACGACGGCCAGCGCTTCGATCGCCTTCCCGCGACTGCCGAGGAACGCGACGTCGCCGGGCGTGCGACACGAGAGGAGATCATCGACTGGTGGGAAGACCGATTTGGAGTCGCACCCGAGACGTTCGAGAGCTACTCGTTTTGGGAGAAGGGTAAGGGGAAAATCTGGATTCTCCGCGGTGACCTCGATTCGCCGGTCCACATCGAAGCCCTCGGGATGACGTTCCTCCGTACTCGACAGCGACACTGGAAACCGACGACGAACGCGGCCCAGCGGTTCGGCGGATTCGCCAACAAAAACGTCATCGAACTGGACGACGAGCAAGCGAGTCGGTTCGTGCGCGGAGACGACCAAGAACTCGATTGGGGCGGCGACTGGGGCTACCTCATCGTGAGCCACGAAATCACGGGCGGGCGGGAACCGCTCGGCGTCGGGTCGTATCTCCACGGAGAACTCCAGTCGCTCGTTCCGAAAGGGCGACAGCGCGACCTGTAG
- a CDS encoding redox-regulated ATPase YchF, with translation MISIALAGKPNAGKSTFYKSATLAEVDVANYPFTTIDANRGVSHVRTDCPCLSRDERCGNEHCHDGKRYVPIELLDVAGLVPGAHEGRGLGNQFLDALTNADAIINVVDASGGTNEEGEPVEVGTYDPVEEVDFIEEEMNQWLAGIIERNWETVVRQSRSPGFDIDEALSEMLTGFGASEHEVAASLRELEYPDDPQQWTDDHREALARDIRARTKPIILVANKADIAPEENIERLRETGKPVIPATAEGELALRQGVEAGVVDYDSGDDDFEIVGDLSDQQQAGLERIRGVMQEWGGTGVQDALDTAVYDLLDRITAYPVQNESKWTDGQGNVLPDAFLLPDGSTPPDLAYAVHSDIGDGYLHAVNAKTNRDISDSYELEEGDVIKIVSTAK, from the coding sequence ATGATTTCCATCGCGCTCGCGGGCAAACCAAACGCCGGGAAGTCCACGTTTTACAAATCCGCAACGCTGGCCGAGGTGGACGTAGCGAACTACCCCTTCACCACCATCGACGCGAATCGGGGCGTGAGCCACGTCCGCACGGACTGTCCCTGTCTCTCCCGCGACGAACGATGCGGCAACGAACACTGCCACGACGGCAAACGCTACGTCCCAATCGAACTGCTCGACGTGGCCGGACTCGTCCCGGGCGCGCACGAAGGTCGAGGTTTGGGCAATCAGTTCTTGGACGCACTGACGAACGCCGACGCAATCATCAACGTCGTGGACGCCTCCGGCGGAACCAACGAGGAGGGCGAACCCGTCGAAGTCGGCACTTACGACCCGGTCGAGGAAGTCGATTTCATCGAGGAGGAGATGAACCAGTGGCTCGCGGGCATCATCGAACGCAACTGGGAAACCGTGGTGCGCCAATCGCGCTCGCCCGGATTCGACATCGACGAAGCTCTCTCGGAGATGCTGACGGGATTCGGCGCGAGCGAACACGAAGTGGCCGCCAGCCTTCGCGAACTCGAATACCCCGACGACCCCCAACAGTGGACGGACGACCACCGCGAAGCCCTCGCCCGCGACATTCGCGCTCGAACCAAACCAATCATCCTCGTGGCGAACAAAGCCGACATCGCGCCCGAAGAGAACATCGAACGACTGCGCGAAACCGGCAAACCGGTCATTCCCGCGACTGCCGAGGGAGAACTCGCGCTCCGGCAAGGCGTCGAAGCGGGCGTCGTGGACTACGATTCGGGCGACGACGATTTCGAAATCGTCGGCGACCTGAGCGACCAACAGCAGGCGGGACTCGAACGAATCAGAGGTGTCATGCAGGAGTGGGGCGGAACCGGCGTGCAGGACGCCCTCGACACCGCCGTCTACGACCTGCTCGACAGAATCACGGCCTATCCCGTGCAGAACGAATCGAAGTGGACGGACGGCCAAGGAAACGTCCTTCCCGACGCCTTCTTGCTTCCCGACGGTTCGACCCCGCCAGACCTCGCGTATGCAGTTCACAGCGACATCGGCGACGGCTATCTCCACGCCGTAAACGCGAAGACGAACCGCGACATCAGCGACTCATACGAGTTAGAAGAGGGCGACGTGATAAAAATCGTGAGTACGGCGAAGTAG
- a CDS encoding DEAD/DEAH box helicase family protein, whose amino-acid sequence MADVTISFEGGTLRVEIHGDCAPSDLPFTEPDPRSKTRRASAFRYAALCDYFDSQNITTEDSVLDLPELPTILSAYDLREYQADALDSWDDTNRRGVLELPTGSGKTVIGVKAIEECQTPTLVVVPTIDLLEQWRKILETEFDVPIGRLGGGEQRVEALTVSTYDSAYLRADDIGDRFGLVIFDEVHHLGGEGYREIARLLAAPARMGLTATFERPDGAHEIVADLVGPKVFDIDVDDLAGEHLAPYDVKRLTVELTPEERERYERKQQVFTRYLAQSSIEMKSGSDYLELVKRSGNDPKAREALLANQRARDIMMNSEGKVTALADILRQHRDDRVIVFTAHNDLVYRLSERFLIPAITHQTATAERREILDRFRRGVYSRVITSNVLDEGVDVPDANVAVVLSGSGSEREFTQRLGRILRPKADGGRAILYEVVTTETAEVRVANRRR is encoded by the coding sequence GTGGCCGACGTGACTATCTCCTTCGAGGGCGGAACGCTCCGGGTCGAAATCCACGGCGACTGCGCTCCATCCGACCTCCCGTTTACTGAACCCGACCCTCGTTCGAAAACTCGGCGTGCGTCCGCGTTTCGCTACGCCGCACTCTGTGACTATTTCGATTCACAGAACATCACGACAGAAGATTCCGTCCTCGACCTGCCCGAACTTCCCACAATTCTTTCTGCCTACGACCTGCGGGAGTATCAGGCCGACGCCCTCGATTCGTGGGACGACACGAATCGCCGCGGCGTACTCGAACTCCCCACCGGAAGCGGAAAAACGGTTATCGGCGTCAAAGCAATCGAGGAGTGTCAGACGCCGACACTCGTCGTCGTCCCGACCATCGACCTGCTCGAACAATGGCGAAAAATCCTCGAAACTGAGTTCGACGTGCCAATCGGGCGACTCGGCGGCGGCGAACAGCGCGTGGAAGCCCTCACGGTTTCGACCTACGATTCGGCCTACCTCCGGGCGGACGACATCGGCGACCGATTCGGCCTCGTGATTTTCGACGAGGTACACCATCTTGGCGGCGAGGGCTACCGCGAAATCGCGCGCCTTCTCGCGGCACCAGCACGAATGGGGTTGACGGCGACGTTCGAGCGCCCCGACGGCGCACACGAAATCGTCGCAGACCTCGTCGGGCCAAAGGTGTTCGACATCGACGTGGACGATTTGGCGGGAGAGCACCTCGCACCCTACGACGTAAAACGTCTGACGGTCGAACTCACGCCTGAAGAGCGCGAGCGATACGAACGCAAACAGCAGGTTTTCACCCGGTATCTCGCGCAGTCGAGCATCGAAATGAAAAGCGGGAGCGACTATCTCGAACTCGTCAAACGCTCCGGAAACGACCCGAAAGCCCGCGAAGCACTGCTTGCGAACCAACGCGCGCGAGACATCATGATGAATAGCGAGGGAAAGGTGACCGCGCTCGCGGATATTTTGCGTCAGCACCGCGACGACCGCGTTATCGTGTTCACCGCCCACAACGACCTCGTCTACCGACTTTCGGAACGATTTTTGATTCCCGCGATTACGCACCAGACCGCCACGGCGGAACGCCGCGAGATACTCGACCGATTCCGACGAGGGGTGTACTCCCGCGTCATCACGTCTAACGTTCTGGATGAGGGGGTTGACGTCCCCGATGCCAACGTCGCAGTCGTCCTCTCGGGAAGCGGAAGCGAGCGCGAGTTCACGCAACGACTCGGGCGAATTCTCCGCCCGAAAGCGGACGGTGGGCGCGCGATCCTCTACGAAGTCGTCACGACGGAAACCGCGGAAGTCCGAGTGGCGAACCGCCGCCGCTGA
- a CDS encoding RsmB/NOP family class I SAM-dependent RNA methyltransferase, translating into MDALERYEPIIDDFEAFRAACERPLPSVVRVNEIKATRKQVTEAFDAEGVAWESRDWNENVLKIDSSPGNTWPSFHGWTHGQEEVSSISAFALDPEPGERVLDSCAAPGSKTTQLGALMDDDGLIVANDSNLGRLSALRFNTERLGVTCVAVTNQDARNFSLKPFGIEAFDSTLVDVPCSCEGTIRKNPTALDDWSLDHIEGVAGVQRGILRRAIQATKEGGSVVYSTCTFAPEENEAVLDYVLKREDCRLVEYDIGLQSEPGLTEWQGDEYDDSIRKAKRFYPHHNDTGGFFCAKLEVGT; encoded by the coding sequence ATGGACGCACTGGAGCGATACGAACCCATCATCGACGACTTCGAGGCGTTTCGCGCCGCCTGCGAACGCCCGCTCCCGTCGGTCGTTCGGGTGAACGAAATCAAAGCGACCCGCAAGCAGGTGACCGAGGCGTTCGACGCCGAGGGGGTCGCGTGGGAATCGCGCGACTGGAACGAGAACGTGCTGAAAATCGACAGCAGTCCCGGAAACACGTGGCCGTCCTTCCACGGCTGGACGCACGGACAGGAGGAAGTCTCTTCCATCTCGGCGTTCGCGCTCGACCCGGAACCCGGCGAGCGCGTCCTCGACTCCTGTGCCGCGCCCGGGAGCAAGACGACGCAACTCGGCGCGTTGATGGACGACGATGGACTCATCGTCGCCAACGACAGCAATCTCGGACGGCTGTCCGCGCTTCGATTCAACACCGAACGACTCGGAGTTACCTGCGTCGCCGTGACAAATCAGGACGCGCGCAACTTCTCGCTCAAACCGTTCGGCATCGAGGCGTTCGACTCGACACTCGTTGACGTTCCGTGTTCCTGTGAAGGGACGATCCGAAAGAATCCGACCGCGTTGGACGATTGGAGCCTCGATCACATCGAAGGCGTCGCGGGCGTGCAGAGGGGAATCCTTCGCCGGGCGATTCAAGCCACGAAAGAAGGCGGCAGCGTCGTCTACTCCACCTGTACCTTCGCGCCCGAGGAAAACGAAGCCGTTCTGGACTACGTTCTCAAACGCGAAGACTGCCGATTGGTCGAGTACGACATTGGTCTTCAATCTGAACCCGGACTCACCGAATGGCAGGGCGACGAATACGACGACAGCATCCGGAAGGCAAAACGGTTCTATCCGCACCACAACGACACTGGCGGGTTCTTCTGCGCGAAACTGGAGGTTGGAACATGA